The Sulfurospirillum oryzae genome includes a region encoding these proteins:
- a CDS encoding MotA/TolQ/ExbB proton channel family protein — translation MLSEKLLSFALLGIDPVLWVLVSMSVIAVGVMIERALVFGQIKKNYKNVDYYALRLTLEARLGILATFGNNAPFIGLFGTVLGIIQAFHTIGSNNAFDVQPIMQGISEALIATATGLFVAIPCVMAYNYFTRGVKMILTQKEAQLNEA, via the coding sequence ATGCTCAGTGAAAAACTTTTATCGTTTGCCCTTTTGGGGATCGACCCAGTGTTATGGGTGTTGGTTTCTATGAGTGTGATTGCTGTTGGGGTGATGATCGAGCGAGCATTGGTTTTTGGACAAATCAAAAAGAACTATAAAAATGTAGATTATTATGCTTTACGTTTAACGCTTGAGGCGCGACTTGGCATCTTGGCGACATTTGGTAACAATGCCCCTTTTATAGGGCTGTTTGGAACCGTTTTAGGCATTATTCAAGCATTTCATACCATCGGCTCAAACAATGCTTTTGATGTTCAGCCCATTATGCAAGGTATCTCTGAAGCATTGATCGCTACGGCAACGGGACTGTTTGTTGCTATTCCTTGTGTGATGGCGTATAACTATTTTACCAGAGGGGTTAAAATGATTTTAACTCAGAAAGAGGCGCAGCTCAATGAAGCATGA
- a CDS encoding ExbD/TolR family protein: MKHEPVYEGEIAEINMTPFVDIVLVILVIFMVTATFVTQGKIPLNLPQASSSENHKDDTKPITLSLSESGELYYDDAVISMETLDEKIAQINQNDPHIIIRSDAKTPFEYVVKVIDTCKKHHISTFAIQTARATP, from the coding sequence ATGAAGCATGAACCTGTGTATGAGGGTGAAATTGCTGAAATTAATATGACACCTTTTGTGGACATTGTGCTGGTTATTTTGGTCATTTTTATGGTGACAGCTACGTTTGTAACGCAAGGTAAAATTCCCCTCAATCTTCCGCAAGCCTCCTCGTCAGAAAATCACAAAGATGATACAAAGCCCATAACCCTTTCTTTGAGCGAATCGGGCGAACTCTATTACGACGATGCCGTCATTTCAATGGAAACGCTGGATGAGAAGATCGCGCAAATCAATCAGAATGATCCGCATATCATTATTCGCAGTGATGCTAAAACACCCTTTGAGTACGTTGTTAAAGTCATCGATACGTGTAAAAAGCATCACATCAGTACTTTTGCCATTCAAACAGCAAGGGCAACCCCATGA
- a CDS encoding TonB family protein, whose protein sequence is MKTTHFTFATLGSISLHVMIAYALFMGSMAIPKPALGEFVVTQISFLDEPVPSKAVEVVKQEVVSKPEPIVEKKPEKKVQKEVVKAVTPIKEPVRTPSSIKEPVAEQTIEKSSSSETHEKASVSSSRQSDDLLVLYLAKVRHKIQESLRYPSAAKKMGLEGEAVVQFLIHANGMVDASSIKISKSSGKTVLDRNAIDAVLESLPFELPPKEDLEIVIPVVFKIKS, encoded by the coding sequence ATGAAAACGACTCATTTTACATTTGCAACACTCGGGAGCATCTCTTTACATGTAATGATTGCTTATGCTCTTTTTATGGGAAGTATGGCAATTCCAAAACCTGCGTTGGGAGAGTTTGTGGTCACGCAGATAAGTTTTTTAGATGAACCCGTACCCAGTAAAGCTGTTGAGGTAGTGAAGCAGGAGGTTGTGTCTAAGCCTGAGCCCATCGTAGAGAAAAAACCTGAAAAAAAGGTGCAAAAAGAGGTCGTTAAGGCGGTGACTCCTATAAAAGAGCCCGTGCGTACGCCCTCTAGCATCAAAGAGCCTGTTGCTGAACAAACCATAGAAAAGTCTTCATCTTCTGAAACGCATGAAAAAGCTTCTGTGTCATCTTCACGTCAAAGCGATGATCTGCTCGTGCTCTATCTTGCTAAAGTAAGGCATAAAATCCAAGAGAGCCTTCGCTACCCCTCCGCGGCTAAAAAAATGGGACTAGAGGGTGAGGCAGTTGTGCAGTTTTTAATTCATGCAAATGGTATGGTTGATGCATCGTCTATTAAGATCTCAAAGTCAAGTGGAAAAACGGTGCTTGACCGTAATGCCATTGATGCAGTCTTGGAGTCGCTTCCTTTTGAGTTGCCTCCCAAAGAGGACTTAGAGATCGTTATACCCGTTGTTTTTAAGATTAAATCGTAA
- a CDS encoding globin has product MCHGHHFMQKPATPKKSATLKWSSSNVKVSLPPILFPSYQLLEKVGAENIFNIVLHHHRLLQKSSIAHLYPTDDAHFLEGVTKASHFIIEALGGEKVYTPNYGPPAMCRTHAPFVIDDESRAVWLMAYKQILHDLHFPKELIEEFWNWIEPFSLRMVNRRSHETHLKRFLYEDMKAEFGLI; this is encoded by the coding sequence ATGTGCCACGGTCATCATTTTATGCAAAAACCTGCAACTCCTAAAAAGAGTGCAACGCTTAAATGGAGCAGCTCCAATGTCAAAGTCTCTCTGCCTCCGATTTTATTTCCAAGCTATCAACTTTTAGAAAAAGTGGGTGCTGAAAATATTTTCAACATTGTTTTGCATCATCATCGTCTGTTGCAAAAAAGCAGTATCGCACATCTGTACCCCACCGATGATGCTCACTTTTTAGAAGGCGTGACAAAAGCGAGCCATTTTATCATTGAGGCACTCGGTGGCGAGAAGGTTTACACCCCAAATTATGGACCTCCCGCGATGTGCCGCACACACGCACCTTTTGTGATTGACGACGAGAGCAGGGCGGTGTGGCTTATGGCATACAAACAAATCTTGCACGACCTTCATTTCCCCAAAGAGTTGATCGAAGAGTTTTGGAACTGGATCGAGCCATTTTCACTGCGCATGGTCAATCGTCGAAGCCATGAAACGCATCTGAAACGTTTTTTGTATGAAGATATGAAAGCGGAGTTTGGACTAATTTAA
- a CDS encoding ABC transporter substrate-binding protein, with the protein MRIFGIIGSVLLLLNSVYGREIVDMGGKTVTIPDVITKVFGTSPPSTYMVYTIDSSLIVGLNFNHARGNNESSNMLDPRFMALPIVGGLQGGGNNMNRETLLSLHPDVVFLWNNDASSQLAQYLFESSKIPSINVDVESVESLPKAYLFFGEVLSREPRAKILSNYASNALEKTKEIVKNNAAKRPVVYYAEGVDGLATECDQSFHYEAIKFSGGISPHLCSTKSGMGLEKVSMEQVILYNPDIIVAQEREFFDKVKSDTRWHSIKAVREGKVFLVPKVPFNWIDRPPSFMRLLGVRWLTHILYNTPNTEQFKQEMKEFYKLFLNIDLTEKQIHQILSIV; encoded by the coding sequence ATGCGAATTTTTGGCATTATTGGAAGCGTATTGCTTCTTTTAAACAGTGTGTATGGTAGAGAAATTGTTGATATGGGAGGTAAAACCGTTACCATCCCCGATGTGATTACTAAAGTTTTTGGCACATCGCCACCATCGACGTATATGGTTTATACGATTGATTCCTCTCTGATCGTGGGGCTTAATTTTAACCATGCGCGTGGCAATAATGAATCATCCAACATGCTAGATCCTCGTTTTATGGCACTTCCCATCGTAGGAGGACTTCAAGGAGGTGGCAATAATATGAACCGTGAAACCTTGCTCTCCTTGCATCCTGATGTGGTTTTTTTGTGGAACAACGATGCTTCCAGTCAGCTTGCGCAGTATCTTTTTGAGAGCAGTAAGATCCCTAGCATCAATGTGGATGTGGAGAGTGTTGAGAGTCTGCCTAAGGCGTATCTTTTCTTTGGAGAAGTCCTCAGCAGAGAACCGCGCGCAAAAATACTCTCAAACTATGCCAGTAATGCACTTGAAAAAACCAAAGAGATCGTAAAAAATAATGCCGCTAAACGTCCTGTTGTCTACTATGCAGAGGGTGTTGATGGACTTGCAACTGAGTGTGACCAATCATTTCACTACGAAGCGATCAAGTTTTCAGGTGGAATCAGCCCTCATTTATGTTCGACTAAAAGCGGTATGGGGCTTGAGAAGGTCTCAATGGAGCAAGTCATCCTTTACAATCCTGACATTATCGTTGCCCAAGAGAGAGAATTTTTTGACAAAGTCAAAAGCGATACCAGATGGCATTCCATCAAAGCAGTACGCGAGGGCAAGGTATTTTTAGTCCCCAAAGTGCCGTTTAATTGGATCGACCGACCGCCTTCCTTTATGCGTCTTTTGGGTGTAAGATGGCTCACACACATCCTTTACAATACGCCAAACACTGAGCAATTTAAACAAGAGATGAAAGAATTTTACAAACTTTTTTTAAACATTGATCTCACAGAGAAACAGATACATCAGATTTTGAGTATTGTATGA
- a CDS encoding FecCD family ABC transporter permease — MKNSFLFGVMIVILGASLLTSLALGRYEIDLSTLLQFLLWKLFNIGTAPKEVMLLSNIVFDIRMPRILAVVLVGAALSVSGGAFQAMFVNPLVSPGILGVLAGASFGAALGIMISDSWFGVQLFSFFFGFVAVLVALGVAKIYGRSGSQTILLVLGGVISSSLFSALLSVVKYAADPYNKLPAIVYWLMGSFSAVDMKTLSSVALPLIFSTIVLSLMGKYLNVLSLGDDDAKALGVRVSWVRNSAILLATLLSTLTVVVAGMIGWVGLIIPHIARFLVGADNRVLLPMCALLGSTFLIIVDTLCRTSMSVEIPIGIATSLIGIPIFVLALRNAKKGFV; from the coding sequence ATGAAAAACTCGTTTCTCTTTGGCGTGATGATTGTAATTCTTGGCGCAAGTTTGCTAACCTCGCTCGCTCTTGGTCGCTATGAGATCGATCTTAGTACCCTTTTACAGTTTCTACTCTGGAAACTTTTTAACATAGGCACTGCGCCCAAAGAGGTCATGCTTCTTTCAAATATCGTGTTTGATATACGCATGCCACGCATTTTGGCAGTGGTGCTTGTGGGAGCGGCACTTTCGGTTTCAGGTGGAGCGTTTCAAGCGATGTTTGTTAACCCCTTAGTTTCTCCGGGTATCTTGGGAGTCCTTGCGGGGGCCTCTTTTGGAGCAGCCCTTGGCATTATGATCTCCGATAGCTGGTTTGGGGTGCAACTCTTCTCTTTTTTCTTTGGTTTTGTGGCGGTTTTGGTTGCCCTTGGCGTTGCAAAGATTTACGGTAGAAGCGGGTCACAAACCATTCTTTTAGTGTTAGGTGGGGTTATCTCAAGCTCGCTTTTTTCGGCATTGCTCTCGGTTGTAAAGTATGCGGCAGATCCTTACAATAAACTCCCCGCCATTGTTTACTGGTTGATGGGCTCTTTTAGTGCGGTCGATATGAAAACACTCTCAAGTGTTGCTTTGCCTCTGATTTTTAGCACCATTGTGTTGTCCTTAATGGGAAAATACCTCAATGTCTTAAGCCTTGGGGATGATGATGCTAAGGCTTTGGGCGTGCGGGTGAGCTGGGTACGCAACAGTGCCATTTTACTCGCAACTTTGCTGAGTACCCTTACCGTTGTGGTTGCAGGAATGATCGGTTGGGTTGGGCTTATCATTCCGCACATTGCACGTTTTTTAGTGGGGGCGGATAACCGCGTTTTACTTCCCATGTGCGCACTTTTAGGTTCAACGTTTCTCATCATCGTCGATACCTTGTGCCGCACTTCCATGAGTGTCGAAATTCCCATAGGGATTGCCACATCGCTTATTGGTATTCCCATCTTTGTGTTGGCACTTCGCAATGCTAAAAAAGGATTTGTATGA